Proteins found in one Aethina tumida isolate Nest 87 chromosome 1, icAetTumi1.1, whole genome shotgun sequence genomic segment:
- the LOC109597339 gene encoding ATP-binding cassette subfamily C member 4 isoform X1: MNEMVSGIKVIKMYAWEKPFKMLVKLVRADEMNYVYKSYMLRSFSYNTQALVQKITMFLTLITVYFMHNTLTASSAFTLLQYFNLLRYSVGILLPSAIIVIAELKTAIERIEEFLLEEEVENYLDETWFDSEILLENVQASWSPSSINIRIPEFEVLSGRLCAVVGPVGSGKSSLFQIILGELKPFTGRVRLNYNISYCSQESWLFSSSIRNNILFGQDYDPKKYKNVIKMCSLDKDLQLLPSGDQCLVGEKGVMLSGGQRARINLARALYKDAAIYLLDDPLSAVDAHVGRHLFDECVLKYLENKTRILITHQLQYLKEADVIFVMRDGKIEASGTFEELKDSDIGFENILSEMDKEQEIRKSEEYMSSCTSRRLSNVDMPTEEIPQNIKPFKEYIKAGGSLFFITYFFTVTLVCQVFYSLADFWLVVWTKDEVNRNITKIEFANMTEAIPKYVYEIFVTKSITATDLNLITYSTIIVLAILFSALRMFSTGRFIWKASTNLHSKMFNSLLKAPIIFFNTHPSGQILNRFSKDIGVTDQLLPVSLLESSQLLLISLGGLILISFSSYYLFIYVGTFVILLYVLFLLFSKVSSQVKHLEGITKSPVFTHVNHSLMGITTIRANKSEKLLIKQFDTHQDVHTSADFLFTACSTAYSVWINKLCVLLNICVTFYFIIRNHAGFPVDESFVGLALSQTLAFNVLLQYAIHRSSEVVNQMTSVERILAYTKLEKEPMHNPKGVELKQTWPCYGRIEFVNVYLSYKYDEEPVLKNLNFVIAPNQKIGVVGRTGAGKSSLINALFRLFEFQGAIIIDNVNIGGIGLSSLRKKISIIPQEPVLFSNTVRYNLDPFNEYKDDEIWNAIIEVEMRDAIESLDYEITEGGANFSVGQRQLLCLARAILRKNKILVLDEATANVDLETDELIQTTLRNKFYSCTVLSIAHRLQSIMDADKVMVMHEGRLVEFDHPYLLLKDDKSMFYDLVSETGKESMKQLKQICYNNYHAKPSF, translated from the exons ATGAATGAAATGGTTTCTGGAataaaagtgataaaaatgTATGCTTGGGaaaaaccatttaaaatgttagtaAAGTTAGTTAGAGCTGATGAAATGAATTATGTATACAAATCGTACATGCTTCGAAGTTTCTCCTATAACACTCAGGCCcttgtacaaaaaattactatgTTTCTAACACTAATAACCGTTTACTTTATGCACAACACTTTGACGGCTTCCTCAGCGTTTACTTTACTgcagtattttaatttgttgagaTATTCCGTCGGAATATTGCTTCCATCTGCCATAATTGTCATAGCAGAACTAAAGACTGCCATAGAAAGAATAGAGGAATTTTTGCTAGAGGAAGAAGTTGAAAATTACCTCGATGAGACTTGGTTTGACTCGGAAATACTTTTGGAAAATGTTCAAGCATCTTGGTCACCCAGTTCTATAAACATAAGGATACCTGAATTCGAAGTGCTAAGCGGTCGACTGTGTGCAGTTGTAGGACCTGTAGGTTCGGGAAAATCATcactatttcaaataattttgggGGAACTGAAACCATTCACGGGGAGAGtgagattaaattataatatttcatactgCTCTCAAGAGTCCTGGCTATTTAGCTCATCCATAAGAAACAACATATTATTCGGACAGGACTATgatccaaaaaaatataaaaacgtcATAAAAATGTGCAGCCTCGACAAGGATTTACAGTTGTTACCTAGTGGAGATCAGTGTTTGGTCGGAGAAAAGGGTGTTATGTTGAGTGGTGGGCAAAGAGCCAGAATCAACTTGGCAAGAGCATTATACAAAGACGCagctatttatttacttgatgATCCTTTGTCAGCGGTTGATGCTCACGTTGGCAGACATTTATTTGATGAATGTGTCTTGAAATATCTGGAAAACAAAACAAGAATCCTCATTACTCATCAATTACAGTACCTGAAAGAGGCAGACGTTATATTTGTTATGAGAGAT GGCAAAATTGAGGCGTCAGGTACATTTGAAGAGCTGAAGGACAGTGACATTGGTTTTGAGAACATCCTGTCCGAAATGGACAAAGAACAAGAAATCCGAAAGAGTGAAGAATATATGTCTAGTTGCACATCA agacGATTGTCAAATGTAGATATGCCAACAGAAGAGAttccacaaaatataaaaccttTCAAGGAATATATTAAGGCTGGtggaagtttattttttattacatatttttttactgttaCACTTGTATGTCAGGTGTTTTATAGTTTGGCTGATTTTTGGCTTGTTGTATG gACAAAGGATGAAGTGAAtagaaatattacaaaaatagaatttgCAAATATGACGGAAGCAATTCCAAAATATGTTTACgaaatatttgttacaaaatcCATAACCGCCACTGACTTAAATCTAATTACTTATAGTACCATAATCGTGTTGGCTATATTATTTTCAGCCCTACGAATGTTTTCAACTGGAAGATTCATTTGGAAAGCTTCTACTAATTTACacagtaaaatgtttaattcattgttaaaagctccaataatattttttaacacacaTCCAAGTGGTCAAATATTGAATAGATTTTCCAAAGATATTGGAGTAACTGATCAATTGTTGCCTGTGTCACTACTTGAATCTAGTCAG ttattgttGATTTCTTTAGGTGGCCTAATTCTCATATCTTTCTCAAGTTATTACTTATTCATTTATGTTGGAACGTTCGTTATATTACTCTATGTGTTGTTCTTGTTGTTCAGTAAAGTGTCGTCACAAGTAAAGCATTTAGAAGGCATAA CCAAATCACCTGTTTTCACACATGTAAATCATTCACTTATGGGTATTACCACAATAAGAGCAAATAAATCAGAAAAGTTACtgataaaacaatttgataCACATCAg GATGTCCACACTTCTGCAGATTTTTTATTCACTGCTTGTTCAACAGCTTATTCGGTATGGATCAACAAgttgtgtgttttattaaatatatgtgttaccttttactttataataagaaatcaTGCTG GTTTTCCTGTTGATGAATCATTTGTTGGACTAGCATTATCCCAGACTTTAGCATTCAACGTGTTGTTACAATATGCCATACATCGTTCCTCAGAAGTGGTAAATCAGATGACGTCAGTGGAACGAATTCTTGCCTATACCAAGTTGGAAAAGGAGCCAATGCATAATCCCAAAG GTGTTGAACTCAAGCAAACATGGCCTTGTTACGGACGTATTGAGTTCGTGAACGTTTATCTCAGTTACAAATATGATGAAGAACCcgtattgaaaaatttaaatttcgtcATTGCTCCAAACcagaaa ATAGGAGTAGTGGGCAGAACGGGAGCTGGGAAATCTTCCCTCATAAATGCATTATTTCGTCTGTTTGAGTTTCAAGGTGCCATTATAATAGACAACGTAAATATAGGTGGAATTGGTTTATCAAGTTTAAGaaagaaaatctcaataattcCGCAAGAACCGGTGTTATTTTCAAACACCGTAAGATACAATCTGGATCCTTTTAACGAATACAAAGATGATGAAATATGGAATGCCATAATAGAA GTGGAAATGAGAGATGCAATTGAAAGTTTAGATTACGAAATAACTGAGGGTGGTGCAAACTTCAGTGTGGGTCAAAGGCAATTGTTGTGTTTGGCAAGagctattttaagaaaaaataaaatactcgtTTTGGATGAAGCAACTGCAAATGTGGACTTGGA GACGGACGAGCTCATTCAAACGACTCtgcgaaataaattttactcctGCACTGTTCTATCGATAGCTCATCGCCTTCAGTCCATTATG
- the LOC109597340 gene encoding uncharacterized protein LOC109597340, producing the protein MNRWLQILFFILTIGLSRAHHFMKVVILAAMGLAGLWMVHTLAQDYDKISHNFGSNLGKLTQSFGLASAGQEDDTKQLFKRSLEAKQPPEINWDLVLSRDPASCARSFICQLVAQQESTLKREEKIILHLANYSAQKDTWASKQLQEAFKHGQQNSPNQCLKIYKYCPYSSQTMTNLIKIFGR; encoded by the exons aTGAACAGATGGCTGCAAATACtgttctttattttaacaataggACTGTCGAGGGCGCACCATTTCATGAAGGTGGTTATTTTAGCTGCTATGGGATTAGCTGGATTGTGGATGGTCCACACACTTGCTCAGGACTACGATAAGATCAGTCACAATTTCGGCAGTAATTTGGGCAAGTTGACTCAATCGTTCGGACTAGCAAGCGCCGGTCAGGAAGACGACACCAAGCAACTGTTTAAACGATCCCTGGAAGCGAAACAGCCACCGGAAATTAATTGGGATTTGGTATTGTCCAGAGACCCGGCCAGTTGTGCAAGGAGTTTTATTTGTCAGTTAGTAGCGCAACAAGAATCTACACTCAAGAGGGAAGAAAAGATAATTCTTCACTTAGCCAA ttATTCCGCGCAAAAGGACACTTGGGCCAGTAAACAACTGCAAGAAGCCTTTAAACATGGGCAACAGAACAGCCCCAACCaatgtctaaaaatttataaatattgtccgTATTCTAGTCAAACTATgacaaatttgattaaaatatttggaaggTAA
- the LOC109597339 gene encoding ATP-binding cassette subfamily C member 4 isoform X2 — MNEMVSGIKVIKMYAWEKPFKMLVKLVRADEMNYVYKSYMLRSFSYNTQALVQKITMFLTLITVYFMHNTLTASSAFTLLQYFNLLRYSVGILLPSAIIVIAELKTAIERIEEFLLEEEVENYLDETWFDSEILLENVQASWSPSSINIRIPEFEVLSGRLCAVVGPVGSGKSSLFQIILGELKPFTGRVRLNYNISYCSQESWLFSSSIRNNILFGQDYDPKKYKNVIKMCSLDKDLQLLPSGDQCLVGEKGVMLSGGQRARINLARALYKDAAIYLLDDPLSAVDAHVGRHLFDECVLKYLENKTRILITHQLQYLKEADVIFVMRDGKIEASGTFEELKDSDIGFENILSEMDKEQEIRKSEEYMSSCTSRRLSNVDMPTEEIPQNIKPFKEYIKAGGSLFFITYFFTVTLVCQVFYSLADFWLVVWTKDEVNRNITKIEFANMTEAIPKYVYEIFVTKSITATDLNLITYSTIIVLAILFSALRMFSTGRFIWKASTNLHSKMFNSLLKAPIIFFNTHPSGQILNRFSKDIGVTDQLLPVSLLESSQLLLISLGGLILISFSSYYLFIYVGTFVILLYVLFLLFSKVSSQVKHLEGITKSPVFTHVNHSLMGITTIRANKSEKLLIKQFDTHQDVHTSADFLFTACSTAYSVWINKLCVLLNICVTFYFIIRNHAGFPVDESFVGLALSQTLAFNVLLQYAIHRSSEVVNQMTSVERILAYTKLEKEPMHNPKGVELKQTWPCYGRIEFVNVYLSYKYDEEPVLKNLNFVIAPNQKIGVVGRTGAGKSSLINALFRLFEFQGAIIIDNVNIGGIGLSSLRKKISIIPQEPVLFSNTVRYNLDPFNEYKDDEIWNAIIEVEMRDAIESLDYEITEGGANFSVGQRQLLCLARAILRKNKILVLDEATANVDLDSISGRTSSFKRLCEINFTPALFYR, encoded by the exons ATGAATGAAATGGTTTCTGGAataaaagtgataaaaatgTATGCTTGGGaaaaaccatttaaaatgttagtaAAGTTAGTTAGAGCTGATGAAATGAATTATGTATACAAATCGTACATGCTTCGAAGTTTCTCCTATAACACTCAGGCCcttgtacaaaaaattactatgTTTCTAACACTAATAACCGTTTACTTTATGCACAACACTTTGACGGCTTCCTCAGCGTTTACTTTACTgcagtattttaatttgttgagaTATTCCGTCGGAATATTGCTTCCATCTGCCATAATTGTCATAGCAGAACTAAAGACTGCCATAGAAAGAATAGAGGAATTTTTGCTAGAGGAAGAAGTTGAAAATTACCTCGATGAGACTTGGTTTGACTCGGAAATACTTTTGGAAAATGTTCAAGCATCTTGGTCACCCAGTTCTATAAACATAAGGATACCTGAATTCGAAGTGCTAAGCGGTCGACTGTGTGCAGTTGTAGGACCTGTAGGTTCGGGAAAATCATcactatttcaaataattttgggGGAACTGAAACCATTCACGGGGAGAGtgagattaaattataatatttcatactgCTCTCAAGAGTCCTGGCTATTTAGCTCATCCATAAGAAACAACATATTATTCGGACAGGACTATgatccaaaaaaatataaaaacgtcATAAAAATGTGCAGCCTCGACAAGGATTTACAGTTGTTACCTAGTGGAGATCAGTGTTTGGTCGGAGAAAAGGGTGTTATGTTGAGTGGTGGGCAAAGAGCCAGAATCAACTTGGCAAGAGCATTATACAAAGACGCagctatttatttacttgatgATCCTTTGTCAGCGGTTGATGCTCACGTTGGCAGACATTTATTTGATGAATGTGTCTTGAAATATCTGGAAAACAAAACAAGAATCCTCATTACTCATCAATTACAGTACCTGAAAGAGGCAGACGTTATATTTGTTATGAGAGAT GGCAAAATTGAGGCGTCAGGTACATTTGAAGAGCTGAAGGACAGTGACATTGGTTTTGAGAACATCCTGTCCGAAATGGACAAAGAACAAGAAATCCGAAAGAGTGAAGAATATATGTCTAGTTGCACATCA agacGATTGTCAAATGTAGATATGCCAACAGAAGAGAttccacaaaatataaaaccttTCAAGGAATATATTAAGGCTGGtggaagtttattttttattacatatttttttactgttaCACTTGTATGTCAGGTGTTTTATAGTTTGGCTGATTTTTGGCTTGTTGTATG gACAAAGGATGAAGTGAAtagaaatattacaaaaatagaatttgCAAATATGACGGAAGCAATTCCAAAATATGTTTACgaaatatttgttacaaaatcCATAACCGCCACTGACTTAAATCTAATTACTTATAGTACCATAATCGTGTTGGCTATATTATTTTCAGCCCTACGAATGTTTTCAACTGGAAGATTCATTTGGAAAGCTTCTACTAATTTACacagtaaaatgtttaattcattgttaaaagctccaataatattttttaacacacaTCCAAGTGGTCAAATATTGAATAGATTTTCCAAAGATATTGGAGTAACTGATCAATTGTTGCCTGTGTCACTACTTGAATCTAGTCAG ttattgttGATTTCTTTAGGTGGCCTAATTCTCATATCTTTCTCAAGTTATTACTTATTCATTTATGTTGGAACGTTCGTTATATTACTCTATGTGTTGTTCTTGTTGTTCAGTAAAGTGTCGTCACAAGTAAAGCATTTAGAAGGCATAA CCAAATCACCTGTTTTCACACATGTAAATCATTCACTTATGGGTATTACCACAATAAGAGCAAATAAATCAGAAAAGTTACtgataaaacaatttgataCACATCAg GATGTCCACACTTCTGCAGATTTTTTATTCACTGCTTGTTCAACAGCTTATTCGGTATGGATCAACAAgttgtgtgttttattaaatatatgtgttaccttttactttataataagaaatcaTGCTG GTTTTCCTGTTGATGAATCATTTGTTGGACTAGCATTATCCCAGACTTTAGCATTCAACGTGTTGTTACAATATGCCATACATCGTTCCTCAGAAGTGGTAAATCAGATGACGTCAGTGGAACGAATTCTTGCCTATACCAAGTTGGAAAAGGAGCCAATGCATAATCCCAAAG GTGTTGAACTCAAGCAAACATGGCCTTGTTACGGACGTATTGAGTTCGTGAACGTTTATCTCAGTTACAAATATGATGAAGAACCcgtattgaaaaatttaaatttcgtcATTGCTCCAAACcagaaa ATAGGAGTAGTGGGCAGAACGGGAGCTGGGAAATCTTCCCTCATAAATGCATTATTTCGTCTGTTTGAGTTTCAAGGTGCCATTATAATAGACAACGTAAATATAGGTGGAATTGGTTTATCAAGTTTAAGaaagaaaatctcaataattcCGCAAGAACCGGTGTTATTTTCAAACACCGTAAGATACAATCTGGATCCTTTTAACGAATACAAAGATGATGAAATATGGAATGCCATAATAGAA GTGGAAATGAGAGATGCAATTGAAAGTTTAGATTACGAAATAACTGAGGGTGGTGCAAACTTCAGTGTGGGTCAAAGGCAATTGTTGTGTTTGGCAAGagctattttaagaaaaaataaaatactcgtTTTGGATGAAGCAACTGCAAATGTGGACTTGGA TTCAATTTCAGGACGGACGAGCTCATTCAAACGACTCtgcgaaataaattttactcctGCACTGTTCTATCGATAG